Proteins found in one Oryza glaberrima chromosome 4, OglaRS2, whole genome shotgun sequence genomic segment:
- the LOC127771709 gene encoding uncharacterized protein LOC127771709, with translation MAPNAMRKVKKVLLVVTMITSIILGEYPLQAAAGRFSACHPPPGAGRLPPPVPGGTGVGGKSKPEFDLPDVCSVGFPCSASEPEPEANHTTFSCELENQMRDTIWFQCDGDLFYFSVGSGQSVRRLYNDHELGPGNKVSCAWAFQENYKSSVPAWDGNWPEASSCRVGGADGQCRLLFENREVALLAGTGGRRVLGGLLLKNCTTPTPWYAWLFPWTDPCTTYLDNTTRPYVGNIQPSWAAAVFNMDN, from the coding sequence ATGGCTCCAAACGCCATGCGCAAGGTCAAGAAAGTTTTATTGGTAGTTACCATGATTACCTCTATCATACTCGGTGAGTATCCTCTGCAGGCGGCTGCCGGCCGATTTTCTGCATGCCATCCTCCACCAGGAGCAGGACGTCTACCACCACCAGTCCCTGGTGGCACCGGAGTCGGAGGAAAATCAAAACCGGAGTTCGATTTGCCGGATGTATGCTCCGTTGGATTTCCGTGCTCCGCCTctgagccggagccggaggcgaACCACACCACATTCTCCTGCGAGCTGGAGAACCAGATGAGGGACACTATCTGGTTTCAATGTGATGGAGATTTATTCTACTTCTCGGTGGGTAGTGGCCAGAGCGTCCGCCGCCTCTACAACGACCACGAACTGGGGCCAGGTAACAAGGTGTCCTGCGCCTGGGCTTTCCAGGAAAACTACAAGAGCAGCGTCCCGGCATGGGACGGCAACTGGCCGGAGGCTTCCTCCTGCCGGGTCGGCGGCGCAGACGGCCAGTGCCGCCTTCTCTTCGAGAACCGCGAGGTTGCTCTGCTCGCTGgcaccggcggccgccgcgtgcTCGGGGGCTTGCTGCTGAAGAACTGCACTACCCCAACCCCATGGTACGCGTGGCTGTTCCCCTGGACCGATCCCTGCACCACGTACCTCGACAACACCACCCGCCCGTACGTCGGCAACATACAGCCCTCGTGGGCGGCAGCCGTCTTCAACATGGATAACTGA